CGGTGATAAACTGAAAAATCAGCCAAGAGCAGCGAGTGATTGCATCTCTTCATCTAACAAGTCGGTAACATACTCTTTGCTTACAGAACAATCAATCAAAAATTTCCTATAGGAAACACGGTTTCTGATCTGCTTAGCAAAAGTGGCTTTATTTCTTTGTGTTCTCTTTAATCAACAAATCGCTTCATGCCACAATGCTCGGCACACAGGAAGTTTTACAACGAGAGGGAAAGCATGTCAGAAGACATTTATGATGAGTACCCATCCATCACTTTGGCGCGCGAATCGGGCGAGCAAGGCATCGAGCCACTCAAGCTGGGTCAGCGGATCAAAGATATCCGCACGCGATTAGGCATCACGCTTGAAGAGGCGAGTCAGCGTACTGGGCTCGCTCGCTCTACACTGAGCAAAATTGAAAACGAGCAGATTTCGCCCACCTTTCAGGCTATGCAAAAATTGGCGCATGGCTTGCAGATTGACATGCCGCAACTCTTTGAGCCACCAAAGAAAATTGTGGCTACAGGGCGGCGTGATATTACCCGTAAAGAAGCAGGGAAACCGCACCCAACCCAAACCTATGAACATGAATTGCTCGCGATTCAACTTTCTAACAAAAAGATGATGCCGTTCAAAAGCCGCGTGCGTGCCAGAGCGTTTGAAGAGTACAGCGATTGGGTGCGTCACGATGGTGAGGAGTTTTTGCTGATCCTTGAAGGTGAAGTGATGTTCTACAGCGAATTTTATGAGCCGGTACATTTAGCGGAAGGGGATAGTGTTTATTACGACGCTAACATGGGACACATGCTGGTTTCAGTGAGTGAAGAGGATGCGCTGATCCTTTGGGTCACCGCAAGATAGTGAGTTTCCTATCCGAAACATCCGCGTATAACAACCCAAGACGTGGAGTGTGTTGGTGGTGGTTTTTGATAACCATTCCTTAACAATGTTGTTAACTGTGATGGTGAGCACTGTTTTAATTTGGTGAATCCTCTAAAACGGGCTCGGCTTGTTTATTATCGGAAACATAGTTTCCTCACTAAAGGAATCTTGCCACGGTAGATTGCGCCAAAAGCGCAGCTTTGGCTTATATGGAGAACAAGAATGACTGAACAACACGAAACCTTACTGACCACGCCGCTACATGCGCTACACATTGAAGTTGGCGCAAAGATGGTGCCTTTTGCGGGCTACGATATGCCAGTTCAATACGCCCTTGGGGTGAAAAAAGAGCATATACACACCCGTGAAGCAGCAGGTCTGTTTGATGTTTCCCACATGGGGCAACTGCGTTTGTACGGTGCTCAAGCGGCTGCCGCCTTAGAAGCCTTGGTTCCGGTTGATATTATTGATCTCCCTGTTGGCAAACAGCGTTATGCGTTTTTCACCAATGCCCAAGGTGGCATTATGGATGATTTGATGGTGGCCAATATGGGGGATCATCTGTTTGTGGTGGTGAACGCGGCGTGTAAAGCGCAAGACATTGCGCATCTAAAAGCGCATCTGCCTGCGGATGTTGAGATGGAAGTGATTGAAGATCGCGCTCTGCTCGCGCTGCAAGGTCCGAAAGCCGCGCAAGTGCTCGCACGTTTGCAACCTGCCGTTGCCAAGATGCTGTTTATGGATGTTCAACTCCTTGAGATCGATGGTGCAGAATGTATTGTCAGTCGCAGTGGCTACACCGGTGAAGATGGCTACGAAATCTCAGTGCCTGCTGATAAAGCGGCGGCACTGGCTCGTAAACTGACGGATTTTGAAGAAGTGGAGTGGATAGGCCTTGGTGCGCGCGACTCACTGCGTTTGGAGTGTGGTTTGTGTCTCTATGGACACGATCTCGACCCAACCACAACGCCAGTCGAAGCAAGCTTGCTGTGGGCTATTCAGCCAGTTCGCCGCAAAGGTGGCGCGCGTGAGGGCGGCTTCCCCGGTGCAGAGATCATTCTCAGCCAGATTGAAACCAAACAAGTCAGCCGTAAACGCGTAGGTTTGGTCGGACAAACCAAAGCGCCAGTACGCGAAGGCACTGAACTGTTTGATGCGCAGGGCAACAAAATTGGTGTTGTGACCAGTGGAACTGCAGGCCCAACGGCCGACAAACCAGTTTCAATGGCTTATGTCAGCACTGAGCACGCCACTTTAGGCGGTGAAGTGTTTGCTGATGTGCGCGGGAAGATGCTGCCAATGACTGTCGAAAAAATGCCTTTTGTGCCTCAGCGTTATTATCGCGGAGAATAATTTCTTCAGTGTCATTCTTATGAGTAACGCTTATTAGCAAAGGAAGGGAAACCTTCCTTTGTGCTTTTTGCAACGGAGGTTTGCAGTCTCAACTGACCGAGAAAGCGGTTGTCATTTCAGCATATTGCTTTATGATGCTGCGACGTACTTAAGCTGGTGCATCCGTATTTGTACCAAAATTTGTACCGAATTTTTTGAACTCGTTACGCCGCTATTTATTACAGAATGAATTTAAGCGTAATTTTTTCACACAAGTGTTGCTTGGTGTGCAACACCACTGTAAGGATAATACATGCCTATTATTACTCTTCCTGACGGTAGTCAGCGTCATTTTGACAACCCAGTATCTACTCTCGAAGTTGCCCAATCTATCGGCCCAGGTCTTGCGAAAGCGACCATTGCCGGTCGTGTGAATGGTGTACGCGTTGATGCTTGCGATCTGATTGAACACGATGCCAGCCTAGAAATCATCACCACGAAAGATGAAGTCGATGGTTTAGAAATCGTGCGTCACTCATGTGCGCACTTGCTTGGCCATGCACTGAAGCAGCTTTACCCAAATGCGAAAATGGCGATTGGTCCAACCATCGACAGCGGTTTTTACTACGACATCGATCTCGAGCAGTCTCTCTCTCAAGAAGATCTTGAGAAAATCGAAGCTCGCATGGTTGAGTTAGCGAAAACCAAATACGCGGTTGTCAAAAAGAAAGTGAGCTGGCAGGAAGCGCGCGATACCTTTGAATCGCGTGGCGAAAGCTACAAAATGGAAATTCTTGATGAAAACGTGGCGCGTGATGATCGCCCAGGTCTTTACCATCACGAAGAATACATTGACATGTGTCGTGGTCCACACGTACCCCACATGGGCTTTTGTCAAAACTTCAAATTGCTGAACATTGCAGGTGCATACTGGCGTGGTAACAGCGATAACAAAATGCTGCAACGTATCTACGGTACCGCGTTCCATGATAAGAAAGCTCTGCAAGCGCATTTAACTCGCCTTGAAGAAGCTGCAAAACGTGACCATCGTAAAATCGGTAAGCAACTTGATCTGTTCCATATGCAGCAAGAAGCGCCGGGTATGGTGTTCTGGCACCACAATGGTTGGTCAATCTTCCGTGATCTGGAAATCTTTATTCGTCAAAAATTGAACGAATACGGTTACCAAGAAGTAAAAGGTCCATTGATGATGGATCGCGTGCTTTGGGAACGTTCAGGTCACTGGGACAAATACGCTGATGCGATGTTCACCACTTCATCAGAAAACCGTGAATACGCGATCAAGCCGATGAACTGTCCGGGTCACATCCAGATTTTCAACCAAGGTTTGAAATCTTACCGTGATCTGCCATTGCGCATGGCTGAGTTTGGTTCCTGTCATCGTAACGAGCCATCAGGTTCACTACACGGTATCATGCGTGTGCGTGGCTTTACTCAAGATGACGCGCATATCTTCTGTACTGAAGATCAAATTCAACAAGAAGTGACTTCGTGCATCAAGATGGTGTATGACACTTACACGACTTTTGGCTTCCAAAATATCGTGGTGAAGTTGTCTACTCGCCCTGAAAAGCGCGTGGGTAGCGATGAGATTTGGGACAAATCAGAACAAGCGCTGATCGATTCTCTGAAGGCAATGGACATTCCATTTGAAATTCAGGAAGGCGAAGGTGCGTTCTATGGTCCGAAAATTGAGTTTACACTCTACGACTGTTTAGATCGTGCGTGGCAATGTGGTACAGTGCAGCTCGATTTCAACTTGCCTACACGTTTAGGTGCCACTTACGTTGGTGAAAGCAATGAACGCTTAATTCCGGTGATGATCCACCGTGCGATTTTGGGTTCACTTGAACGCTTTATCGGTATTCTGATTGAAGAATACGCAGGATTCTTCCCAACTTGGTTGGCGCCAGAGCAGGCTGTTGTTGTAAATATCACGGATAAACAAGCCGACTATGCTCATGAAGTCGCTCAAAAGCTACAAAAATGTGGCATTCGAGCAAAAGCAGACTTGAGAAATGAGAAAATAGGCTTTAAAATCCGCGAACACACTTTGAAGCGTGTTCCGTACATGTTGGTTTGTGGCGACCAAGAGATGGAAGCTGGCGAAATCGCAGTACGTACTCGTAAAGGTAAAGATCTTGGTAAATTTAAATTGGATGACTTTATTGCACATATCCAAGCTGAGATTGCAAGCCGTAAGCTTAATCTGGAGGAATAAACTATTAAAGGCGGAAGACGTGGCCAAGTTCCGGTCAAGCAAAACCAGCACCGTTTAAACGGTGAAATTCGTGGCGTTCGTGAAGTTCGTTTAACTGGCGCAGACGGTGAGTCTGTAGGTGTCGTTTCGATCCAAGAAGCACTGGCTACAGCAGAAGAATCTGGTTTGGATCTCGTTGAGATCAGCCCTAACGCCGAGCCACCAGTCTGTCGTGTGATGGACTATGGCAAGTTCCTCTTTGAGAAGAGCAAGGCTACAAAAGAGCAGAAGAAGAAGCAAAAGCAGATCCAGATTAAGGAACTCAAATTCCGTCCTGGGACTGATGTGGGAGATTATCAGGTAAAACTACGCAACCTGATCCGTTTCCTAGAAGAAGGCAACAAAGTGAAAGTAACTATTCGCTTCCGTGGCCGAGAGATGGCTCACCAAGACATCGGTGTAGACGTTTTGAATCGACTGAAAGAGGACACTGACGAATTCGCAGTGGTTGAGTCTTTCCCGACCAAAATTGAAGCACGCCAGATGATCATGGTGTTAGCCCCTAAAAAGAAGTAATTAACGGCATTACAAGTAATGAAACTAGCCGTTGAAAGGCGGCTGGGTTTTATTCGCCCTGATTACACTGTTATTTAACTACTACAATGCGGAGTTATTCATCATGCCTAAGATGAAAAACAACAAAGGTGCTGCTAAGCGTTTCAAGAAAACTGCTGGTGGTATTAAGTACAAGCACGCTACTAAACGTCACATTCTGACTAAGCGTACTACTAAGAACAAGCGTCAGCTGCGTCCAAACGCCATTCTGCCTAAGTGCGAACTGGCTGCTGTAGCACGTATGCTTCCATACGCTTAATTCTTTTTAGTTTAATATTCGTTTAGTTTAGGAGAGACATAATGCCTCGCGTAAAACGTGGTGTACAAGCTCGTGCACGTCATAAGAAAGTTTTAAAACAAGCTAAAGGTTACTACGGTGCACGTTCACGTGTTTATCGTGTAGCGTTCCAAGCAGTTATTAAAGCTGGTCAATACGCTTACCGTGACCGTCGCGCTAAGAAACGTCAATTCCGTCAACTGTGGATTGCACGTATCAACGCAGCGGCTCGTCAAAATGGTCTATCTTACAGCCGTTTCATCAACGGTCTGAAGAAAGCATCTATCGAGATCGATCGTAAGATCCTTGCTGATATCGCAGTATTCGACAAAGCAGCATTCGCTGTTCTGGTTGAAAAGGCGAAAGGCGCTCTGTAATAGCGTGTTATTAAGAAAGGGGAGCATTTATGCTCCCTTTTTTCTATCTGTGAAATCTCATGATTTCGCAAAGAACCCATGCTAAAGACGGGATAATGGACTTAAAACACCGCTTGCACCTCTATCAAGAACATGAGTGTAAATCTGTGTCGTTTTTACATCGGTATGTCCTAGTTGCTCTTGTACGGTACGTATATCAGCCCCCACTTCAAGCAAATGTGTTGCAAATGAATGTCTGAGAGTGTGGCAAGTCACGGTCTTTTCAATCCCCGCTTCTTGAGCCGATCTTCTCACCGCTTTTTGTAGTACCGTTTCGTTCATATGATGGCGACGCATCACATCGGATTCCGGATCTAGAGATAACTGAAAAGACGGAAAAAGATAGTGCCAACGAAATTCATAAGGTGCATTTGGATACTTTTCTTTTAAGGCTGTGGGCAGCCAAACCCCGCCGTAGTTTTTTTGGTGCAAGTCTCGATCGTAATAGCGTTTTGCTAGCGCAATTTGCTCTTTAAGATGCGGATAGAGTTCTTTTGCTAACGTGACCGTGCGATTTTTACCCCCCTTACCTTGCCAGATTCTGATTGCACCATAATCAAAATCGATATCTTGGACTCTCAAGCGCATACACTCCATCAACCTTAACCCCGAACCGTAGAGTAACTTGATGGGAAGTTGATGCTTAGGATCGACAATTTCAAGTAAACGTCGAATCTCATCTCTAGTCAGTACAACCGGTAACTTTCGTTCTAGTTGCGAGCGTTGAAAGCGGATCTCAAGAGAAAGGGGTGTTTTTAGAATTTCTTTGTATAGAAAACTGAGTGAGTTCAAGGCTAGTGATTGAGTCTTTGTGGCCACTTTACCTTGCACGGCTAAGTAGGTTAAAAATTCTTCGACCTCTTTATCTCCCATTAAGCTAGGGTGCTTTTTATTATGAAAATGGATGTAACGAGTGATCCAATGAAGGTAAGCTTCTATAGTTTTTTTGGCATAGTATCGAGTTTGCATAAATTCGCGAACACTTAACAAAAACTGGGATTTCATATAGTTCTCACTAAATATTTAACTGGTTATTTATACAGTATTTGTTGGTTGTTTTTATGTCAAGAGGCTATGCAGACATCAGCAATCTATAAGCTGAGATTTTTGAATGGTGTGATGCTCAACATACTGATTTAGAAGGATGCTATGGTAGTATGCACCCAGTGGTCTATTAATTAGATAGCGGTAGCCTACCAGCTGAAAAGGTAAGAAGCTGTCTAGAAAGCGTTAGGTCACGACGGGATCACATGAGCAATGTAAGATGGTGTCGAGTGAGTATTGAAGAGCAAATAGGGTATAGAGGAAATAAGGCAAAAAGGACGAATATTGGTCATTTCTATGATACCCTTGAGGCGCTTTCGTGCGCACCTTAATCGGGGCACGATTGAAGAGTGACGCCCGCAAGACCTCAAGGTAGAGCTATGACAAATACTTCGGCTTCGATTTTTGTCTTTTTCTTCAATTCCATTTGATAATCAATAATTAACGAGAGACCTTGTACGAATTTGGTCGTGACCTAACAATCGATTCAAGACAGATTCGCAACGCATAGCATTCGCGTCATGCTTGAACATGAGTGTTTACGTTGTTATGCGTTGAGTTGGTTTAGGCGTTGCTCACTGCTTAATCGGGCGTTATATTTTTGAGTGAGTTATGAGAAATTTATCCAAGTATTTGTTTGCATTAGCAATGTTCGCTTCATTTTTTCTTATCTTAATAGCAGCGACCGATCCAATTTTGAGCTGTCTTAGTGGTACTTTCCTTGAACCTGTTTTTGTTAACTCGGTGTCTGGAAATAGTGTCGTATTTAATTTGTCGATTGGTATTCTAGTCAGTTGTATTTTCTACATAATTGTTGTGTACCTACCCGAGCGGCAAAAGAAAAATGATCTAGCGCCAGAGTTAGAAATGCACGTGGCTTCTGTTATTTTCCATATTCACGCTATAGTTCGTGACATTCATACCGAAAGCCAACAGATGTTCGATATTACCAATTTTACAGAAGCAGATTTTAAGGAGGCTTGTAAATCATTTAACCCTAAGCTCATACAACAACAGTTCCACAATGGTGGAACTCAGATTTTCCAAAGAGACTTTGGCTATAAGTGTTATAACAATTGGAGTTTTGCATTAAAGAGCATTGATGAGGTAATGAGGTATCTCCCGTATGTAGACACTGGTTTAGTCAAAGTACTAAATGAGGTCAGAAACTGCTCATTTAGTCTCACGTCTCCTCAACTGCAAAATTTAAGGCTGCTAGGTAACACAGATATGGAAGCATGGGCTCCTTGTATCTATAAGGTGCATCAATTGAGCTACAAGTTATCGAAATACTACCAAAAGCATGTAAATGAAAAGTATGAGCACCCCGTAAAAAAAATATAACAAACGCCTCAAGAGGGACTGTCAACGCGCGGCGTTTCCAGTCCCATTGAGCTGCGGTGGTTACGGTTGTTGTGTTTGCGTTTAGTGTTATGCGTTGCCAGCCCCTTAGGCGGGCGTTATGTACTTGCGTAAACTAAGAGGTTCTTGAAAGCTAGATGTTTCGAATGAAAAAATTGATCCTTCAGGTTCTATCTAGTAATATTAACTACGTATCGTAATATTGATACATCCGTTAAAGGAACAAAGGTAAATTATTATGACTAACCCAAACTTAGACCTGCTCAAAATGGCAAGTGACATCGGTGATAAACATCGAGGTGTTTCAGTGGTTGGCAAAACTAAAGAAGAAACAATGGCTAATCTTCTTACCATGTTTAAGGCTAGTAATGAGCAACATCGAACAGAAACCAATAACAAGAGCTCTCGTTAACCCTTCCTTTCAAGAAATCAGCGACTATTTCGGCTACGATTCAACCAAGTATGTTCCCGAAATAGCCGCACTCCTGCAACAGTGGACCGATCAAGGTTACGTTGAAGTATATCAAACAATTCAAGACCGAGAGTACGGAATGATTAAGTCGTCCGAACTTAACAGTAAGGGTGTACTCGCTCCTTACTATATAGGTCTGTATCACGCGCGCTTAGTCGAGGGCGAGCATGATCCATTAGTTGTCGTTAAGTTCTACGAAGATGAAATTCAATATCATACTGAATCTGCTACAGAAGCTGTTGATATGCGTTTTATGATAGATCATGAGGACTTCTTTGGCACAGCTAGTGTTAAAAGAGATCCTGCTGCATTAAGAGAAATGTGGTTGGAGGTAAAGGGTAAAATCGACGAGGGTGATCCTTCATAACTCCAGTTCGAGAACGTACATAACAAAGCATTTAAGAGTGATTCCCAACGCTTGGCATTTTTGGTGCCATCGTTGGGTTTTGTGTTTATGGCGGTATGGTTTAGTTTTGTGGTAGCGTTGCTCACACCTTAATGCGGCGTTAAACTGCATCAGTCGTCTAGCCGTTGCAGCGCTTTAGTGTAAACTTCGCTGCGTTCTCGTTTACCGACAGCTAAAACTGTAACTACGATGATGTCATTTTCAACTTGATAGACTAAGCGATAACCAGACTGCCGAAGTTTTATTTTATAAATGTTCTCAGCGCCAGACAGTTTAGCTGATGGAACATGTGGATTTTCAAGGCGTTCTATTAGTTTCTTCTTGAACTGCTGTTGGAGTGGAACGGCTAACTTTTTCCATTCCTTCAAAGCACTCTTTTTGAACTCAAGCTTATAGGTCATCGATATTTACCGATACGCTGTCTTCACTTAAGCGTTCTTTGGCAATAGCCAGTAGCTCAAGATCTTCAAGCTTATCCATCATGAGCTCGTAGGTGTTTGCAGGGACGCAGTAGAAAGCCGGCTCATTTCGGTTGAGTACAGCAACAGGAGCACCGAAGGCGCTAGTTGCAACTTTCATTGGGTTTGCTTTAAATTCGGTAATGCTTGCTGCAACATCAGCTAGGATTCTAGTGGTCATTTAATCAGTCCTTTATATGGTCTTTAATTGGGTCATTATAGTCTTGAAAATGCAGTTTAACAAACGCCTCAAGAGGGACTGTCAACGCGTGGCGTTTCCAGTCCCAATGAGCCGCGGTGGTTACGGTTGTTGTGCTTGAGTTTTGTGGTAATGCGTTGCCAGCCCCTTAGGCGGGCGTTAGGCACAGGGTGGAAAATTGGAACTACAACAGTTAAATCAGCGCCATCTTAAATGCTTGCTCGACCATATTTGCCTTGACTC
This genomic window from Vibrio mimicus contains:
- a CDS encoding helix-turn-helix domain-containing protein — encoded protein: MSEDIYDEYPSITLARESGEQGIEPLKLGQRIKDIRTRLGITLEEASQRTGLARSTLSKIENEQISPTFQAMQKLAHGLQIDMPQLFEPPKKIVATGRRDITRKEAGKPHPTQTYEHELLAIQLSNKKMMPFKSRVRARAFEEYSDWVRHDGEEFLLILEGEVMFYSEFYEPVHLAEGDSVYYDANMGHMLVSVSEEDALILWVTAR
- the gcvT gene encoding glycine cleavage system aminomethyltransferase GcvT produces the protein MTEQHETLLTTPLHALHIEVGAKMVPFAGYDMPVQYALGVKKEHIHTREAAGLFDVSHMGQLRLYGAQAAAALEALVPVDIIDLPVGKQRYAFFTNAQGGIMDDLMVANMGDHLFVVVNAACKAQDIAHLKAHLPADVEMEVIEDRALLALQGPKAAQVLARLQPAVAKMLFMDVQLLEIDGAECIVSRSGYTGEDGYEISVPADKAAALARKLTDFEEVEWIGLGARDSLRLECGLCLYGHDLDPTTTPVEASLLWAIQPVRRKGGAREGGFPGAEIILSQIETKQVSRKRVGLVGQTKAPVREGTELFDAQGNKIGVVTSGTAGPTADKPVSMAYVSTEHATLGGEVFADVRGKMLPMTVEKMPFVPQRYYRGE
- the thrS gene encoding threonine--tRNA ligase, with translation MPIITLPDGSQRHFDNPVSTLEVAQSIGPGLAKATIAGRVNGVRVDACDLIEHDASLEIITTKDEVDGLEIVRHSCAHLLGHALKQLYPNAKMAIGPTIDSGFYYDIDLEQSLSQEDLEKIEARMVELAKTKYAVVKKKVSWQEARDTFESRGESYKMEILDENVARDDRPGLYHHEEYIDMCRGPHVPHMGFCQNFKLLNIAGAYWRGNSDNKMLQRIYGTAFHDKKALQAHLTRLEEAAKRDHRKIGKQLDLFHMQQEAPGMVFWHHNGWSIFRDLEIFIRQKLNEYGYQEVKGPLMMDRVLWERSGHWDKYADAMFTTSSENREYAIKPMNCPGHIQIFNQGLKSYRDLPLRMAEFGSCHRNEPSGSLHGIMRVRGFTQDDAHIFCTEDQIQQEVTSCIKMVYDTYTTFGFQNIVVKLSTRPEKRVGSDEIWDKSEQALIDSLKAMDIPFEIQEGEGAFYGPKIEFTLYDCLDRAWQCGTVQLDFNLPTRLGATYVGESNERLIPVMIHRAILGSLERFIGILIEEYAGFFPTWLAPEQAVVVNITDKQADYAHEVAQKLQKCGIRAKADLRNEKIGFKIREHTLKRVPYMLVCGDQEMEAGEIAVRTRKGKDLGKFKLDDFIAHIQAEIASRKLNLEE
- the infC gene encoding translation initiation factor IF-3; this encodes MRGVREVRLTGADGESVGVVSIQEALATAEESGLDLVEISPNAEPPVCRVMDYGKFLFEKSKATKEQKKKQKQIQIKELKFRPGTDVGDYQVKLRNLIRFLEEGNKVKVTIRFRGREMAHQDIGVDVLNRLKEDTDEFAVVESFPTKIEARQMIMVLAPKKK
- the rpmI gene encoding 50S ribosomal protein L35 yields the protein MPKMKNNKGAAKRFKKTAGGIKYKHATKRHILTKRTTKNKRQLRPNAILPKCELAAVARMLPYA
- the rplT gene encoding 50S ribosomal protein L20; the protein is MPRVKRGVQARARHKKVLKQAKGYYGARSRVYRVAFQAVIKAGQYAYRDRRAKKRQFRQLWIARINAAARQNGLSYSRFINGLKKASIEIDRKILADIAVFDKAAFAVLVEKAKGAL
- the intIA gene encoding integron integrase IntIA gives rise to the protein MKSQFLLSVREFMQTRYYAKKTIEAYLHWITRYIHFHNKKHPSLMGDKEVEEFLTYLAVQGKVATKTQSLALNSLSFLYKEILKTPLSLEIRFQRSQLERKLPVVLTRDEIRRLLEIVDPKHQLPIKLLYGSGLRLMECMRLRVQDIDFDYGAIRIWQGKGGKNRTVTLAKELYPHLKEQIALAKRYYDRDLHQKNYGGVWLPTALKEKYPNAPYEFRWHYLFPSFQLSLDPESDVMRRHHMNETVLQKAVRRSAQEAGIEKTVTCHTLRHSFATHLLEVGADIRTVQEQLGHTDVKTTQIYTHVLDRGASGVLSPLSRL
- a CDS encoding type II toxin-antitoxin system RelE family toxin; this encodes MTYKLEFKKSALKEWKKLAVPLQQQFKKKLIERLENPHVPSAKLSGAENIYKIKLRQSGYRLVYQVENDIIVVTVLAVGKRERSEVYTKALQRLDD
- a CDS encoding type II toxin-antitoxin system Phd/YefM family antitoxin, which codes for MTTRILADVAASITEFKANPMKVATSAFGAPVAVLNRNEPAFYCVPANTYELMMDKLEDLELLAIAKERLSEDSVSVNIDDL